In Drosophila santomea strain STO CAGO 1482 chromosome 2L, Prin_Dsan_1.1, whole genome shotgun sequence, a single window of DNA contains:
- the LOC120458323 gene encoding probable nuclear hormone receptor HR3 isoform X2, producing the protein MASLLGSAPPAQILANQPIIVKIEPTQSFHIVDEGDTRVLSLPLSDADKLGASWIDLKDIAGLQAGGGATLLDVCFEQANEDGTIIATVQPDLENDLETELEAEGEPEDETEPEPPAPKRLATTRPAQSRPQQQQQQQHQVKFLSDPPALARSSSFSSLSSFSSISNISSVCKNMASNASQEGTLKRTKDRTPPPMLPLTAQKPAATSTATSATSAPSATSATSAATASATSARDNSREHSSSSSNGAMTAQIEIIPCKVCGDKSSGVHYGVITCEGCKGFFRRSQSSVVNYQCPRNKQCVVDRVNRNRCQYCRLQKCLKLGMSRDAVKFGRMSKKQREKVEDEVRFHRAQMRAQSDAAPDSSVYDTQTPSSSDQLHHNNYNSGGYSNNEVGYGSPYGYSASVTPQQTMQYDISADYVDSTTYEPRSTIIDPEFISHADGDINDVLIKTLAEAHANTNTKLEAVHDMFRKQPDVSRILYYKNLGQEELWLDCAEKLTQMIQNIIEFAKLIPGFMRLSQDDQILLLKTGSFELAIVRMSRLLDLSQNAVLYGDVMLPQEAFYTSDSEEMRLVSRIFQTAKSIAELKLTETELALYQSLVLLWPERNGVRGNTEIQRLFNLSMNAIRQELETNHAPLKGDVTVLDTLLNNIPNFRDISILHMESLSKFKLQHPNVVFPALYKELFSIDSQQDLT; encoded by the exons aTGGCCAGTTTGCTGGGCAGTGCGCCACCCGCTCAAATCCTGGCCAATCAGCCCATCATCGTCAAGATCGAGCCCACGCAATCCTTCCACATCGTGGACGAGGGCGACACGAGGGTGCTGAGCTTGCCCCTCAGTGACGCGGATAAGCTGGGAGCCAGCTGGATAGATCTCAAGGATATTGCCGGCTTACAGGCTGGTGGCGGTGCCACCTTGCTGGACGTCTGCTTCGAGCAGGCCAACGAGGATGGCACCATCATAGCCACCGTGCAGCCGGACTTGGAGAACGATCTCGAGACTGAGCTCGAGGCGGAGGGCGAGCCCGAGGATGAGACTGAGCCAGAGCCTCCGGCGCCCAAGAGATTGGCCACCACCAGGCCAGCACAGTCGcggccacaacaacagcagcagcagcagcatcaggtGAAATTCCTATCGGATCCACCGGCATTGGCGCGTTCCAGCAGCTTCAGCAGTCTCAGCAGcttcagcagcatcagcaataTCAGTTCTGTGTGCAAGAACATGGCCAGCAACGCCAGTCAGGAGGGCACACTAAAGCGCACTAAGGACCGAACTCCTCCGCCAATGCTACCGCTCACGGCTCAGAAGCCCGCTGCCACATCAAcggcaacatcagcaacatctGCGCCATCTGCAACATccgcaacatcagcagcaacagcaagtgcAACATCGGCCAGAGACAACAGCCGAGAAcacagcagcagtagcagcaatGGAGCCATGACAG CTCAAATTGAGATAATTCCATGCAAAGTCTGCGGCGACAAGTCATCCGGCGTGCATTACGGAGTCATCACCTGCGAGGGCTGCAAGGGATTCTTCCGAAGATCGCAGAGCTCCGTGGTCAACTACCAGTGTCCGCGCAACAAGCAATGTGTGGTGGACCGTGTTAATCGCAACCGATGTCAATATTGTAGACTGCAAAAGTGCCTAAAACTGGGAATGAGCCGTGATG CTGTAAAGTTCGGCAGGATGTCCAAGAAGCAGCGCGAGAAGGTCGAGGACGAGGTGCGCTTTCATCGGGCCCAGATGCGGGCCCAAAGCGACGCGGCACCGGACAGCTCCGTGTACGACACCCAGACGCCCTCGAGCAGCGACCAGCTGCATCACAACAATTACAATAG CGGCGGCTACTCCAACAACGAGGTGGGCTACGGCAGTCCCTACGGCTACTCGGCCTCCGTGACGCCCCAGCAGACCATGCAGTACGACATCTCGGCGGACTACGTGGACAGCACCACCTACGAGCCGCGCAGTACAATAATCGATCCCGAATTTATTAGTCACG CGGATGGCGATATCAACGATGTGCTGATCAAGACGCTGGCGGAGGCGCATGCCAACACAAATACCAAACTGGAAGCTGTGCACGACATGTTCCGAAAGCAGCCG GATGTGTCGCGCATTCTCTACTACAAGAATCTGGGCCAAGAGGAACTCTGGCTGGACTGCGCCGAAAAGCTTACACAAATGATACAGAACATAATCGAATTTGCTAAGCTAATACCGGGATTCATGCGCCTGAGTCAAGACGATCAG ATATTACTGCTAAAGACGGGCTCCTTTGAGCTGGCGATTGTTCGCATGTCCAGACTGCTAGATCTCTCACAGAACGCGGTTCTCTACGGCGATGTGATGTTGCCCCAGGAGGCGTTCTACACATCCGACTCGGAGGAGATGCGTCTGGTGTCGCGCATCTTCCAAACGGCCAAGTCGATAGCCGAACTCAAACTGACTGAAACCGAACTGGCGCTGTATCAGAGCTTAGTGCTGCTCTGGCCAG AACGCAATGGAGTGCGTGGTAATACGGAAATACAGAGGCTTTTCAATCTGAGCATGAATGCGATCCGGCAGGAGCTGGAAACGAATCATGCGCCGCTCAAGGGCGATGTCACTGTGCTGGACACACTGCTGAACAATATACCCAATTTCCG CGATATCTCCATCTTGCACATGGAATCGCTGAGCAAGTTCAAGCTGCAGCACCCGAACGTCGTTTTCCCGGCGCTGTACAAGGAACTGTTCTCGATAGATTCGCAGCAGGACCTGACATAA
- the LOC120458323 gene encoding probable nuclear hormone receptor HR3 isoform X1, which yields MASLLGSAPPAQILANQPIIVKIEPTQSFHIVDEGDTRVLSLPLSDADKLGASWIDLKDIAGLQAGGGATLLDVCFEQANEDGTIIATVQPDLENDLETELEAEGEPEDETEPEPPAPKRLATTRPAQSRPQQQQQQQHQVKFLSDPPALARSSSFSSLSSFSSISNISSVCKNMASNASQEGTLKRTKDRTPPPMLPLTAQKPAATSTATSATSAPSATSATSAATASATSARDNSREHSSSSSNGAMTAQIEIIPCKVCGDKSSGVHYGVITCEGCKGFFRRSQSSVVNYQCPRNKQCVVDRVNRNRCQYCRLQKCLKLGMSRDAVKFGRMSKKQREKVEDEVRFHRAQMRAQSDAAPDSSVYDTQTPSSSDQLHHNNYNSYSGGYSNNEVGYGSPYGYSASVTPQQTMQYDISADYVDSTTYEPRSTIIDPEFISHADGDINDVLIKTLAEAHANTNTKLEAVHDMFRKQPDVSRILYYKNLGQEELWLDCAEKLTQMIQNIIEFAKLIPGFMRLSQDDQILLLKTGSFELAIVRMSRLLDLSQNAVLYGDVMLPQEAFYTSDSEEMRLVSRIFQTAKSIAELKLTETELALYQSLVLLWPERNGVRGNTEIQRLFNLSMNAIRQELETNHAPLKGDVTVLDTLLNNIPNFRDISILHMESLSKFKLQHPNVVFPALYKELFSIDSQQDLT from the exons aTGGCCAGTTTGCTGGGCAGTGCGCCACCCGCTCAAATCCTGGCCAATCAGCCCATCATCGTCAAGATCGAGCCCACGCAATCCTTCCACATCGTGGACGAGGGCGACACGAGGGTGCTGAGCTTGCCCCTCAGTGACGCGGATAAGCTGGGAGCCAGCTGGATAGATCTCAAGGATATTGCCGGCTTACAGGCTGGTGGCGGTGCCACCTTGCTGGACGTCTGCTTCGAGCAGGCCAACGAGGATGGCACCATCATAGCCACCGTGCAGCCGGACTTGGAGAACGATCTCGAGACTGAGCTCGAGGCGGAGGGCGAGCCCGAGGATGAGACTGAGCCAGAGCCTCCGGCGCCCAAGAGATTGGCCACCACCAGGCCAGCACAGTCGcggccacaacaacagcagcagcagcagcatcaggtGAAATTCCTATCGGATCCACCGGCATTGGCGCGTTCCAGCAGCTTCAGCAGTCTCAGCAGcttcagcagcatcagcaataTCAGTTCTGTGTGCAAGAACATGGCCAGCAACGCCAGTCAGGAGGGCACACTAAAGCGCACTAAGGACCGAACTCCTCCGCCAATGCTACCGCTCACGGCTCAGAAGCCCGCTGCCACATCAAcggcaacatcagcaacatctGCGCCATCTGCAACATccgcaacatcagcagcaacagcaagtgcAACATCGGCCAGAGACAACAGCCGAGAAcacagcagcagtagcagcaatGGAGCCATGACAG CTCAAATTGAGATAATTCCATGCAAAGTCTGCGGCGACAAGTCATCCGGCGTGCATTACGGAGTCATCACCTGCGAGGGCTGCAAGGGATTCTTCCGAAGATCGCAGAGCTCCGTGGTCAACTACCAGTGTCCGCGCAACAAGCAATGTGTGGTGGACCGTGTTAATCGCAACCGATGTCAATATTGTAGACTGCAAAAGTGCCTAAAACTGGGAATGAGCCGTGATG CTGTAAAGTTCGGCAGGATGTCCAAGAAGCAGCGCGAGAAGGTCGAGGACGAGGTGCGCTTTCATCGGGCCCAGATGCGGGCCCAAAGCGACGCGGCACCGGACAGCTCCGTGTACGACACCCAGACGCCCTCGAGCAGCGACCAGCTGCATCACAACAATTACAATAG CTACAGCGGCGGCTACTCCAACAACGAGGTGGGCTACGGCAGTCCCTACGGCTACTCGGCCTCCGTGACGCCCCAGCAGACCATGCAGTACGACATCTCGGCGGACTACGTGGACAGCACCACCTACGAGCCGCGCAGTACAATAATCGATCCCGAATTTATTAGTCACG CGGATGGCGATATCAACGATGTGCTGATCAAGACGCTGGCGGAGGCGCATGCCAACACAAATACCAAACTGGAAGCTGTGCACGACATGTTCCGAAAGCAGCCG GATGTGTCGCGCATTCTCTACTACAAGAATCTGGGCCAAGAGGAACTCTGGCTGGACTGCGCCGAAAAGCTTACACAAATGATACAGAACATAATCGAATTTGCTAAGCTAATACCGGGATTCATGCGCCTGAGTCAAGACGATCAG ATATTACTGCTAAAGACGGGCTCCTTTGAGCTGGCGATTGTTCGCATGTCCAGACTGCTAGATCTCTCACAGAACGCGGTTCTCTACGGCGATGTGATGTTGCCCCAGGAGGCGTTCTACACATCCGACTCGGAGGAGATGCGTCTGGTGTCGCGCATCTTCCAAACGGCCAAGTCGATAGCCGAACTCAAACTGACTGAAACCGAACTGGCGCTGTATCAGAGCTTAGTGCTGCTCTGGCCAG AACGCAATGGAGTGCGTGGTAATACGGAAATACAGAGGCTTTTCAATCTGAGCATGAATGCGATCCGGCAGGAGCTGGAAACGAATCATGCGCCGCTCAAGGGCGATGTCACTGTGCTGGACACACTGCTGAACAATATACCCAATTTCCG CGATATCTCCATCTTGCACATGGAATCGCTGAGCAAGTTCAAGCTGCAGCACCCGAACGTCGTTTTCCCGGCGCTGTACAAGGAACTGTTCTCGATAGATTCGCAGCAGGACCTGACATAA
- the LOC120458323 gene encoding probable nuclear hormone receptor HR3 isoform X3 yields the protein MYTQRMFDMWSSVTSKLEAHANNLGQSNVQSPAGQNNSSGSIKAQIEIIPCKVCGDKSSGVHYGVITCEGCKGFFRRSQSSVVNYQCPRNKQCVVDRVNRNRCQYCRLQKCLKLGMSRDAVKFGRMSKKQREKVEDEVRFHRAQMRAQSDAAPDSSVYDTQTPSSSDQLHHNNYNSYSGGYSNNEVGYGSPYGYSASVTPQQTMQYDISADYVDSTTYEPRSTIIDPEFISHADGDINDVLIKTLAEAHANTNTKLEAVHDMFRKQPDVSRILYYKNLGQEELWLDCAEKLTQMIQNIIEFAKLIPGFMRLSQDDQILLLKTGSFELAIVRMSRLLDLSQNAVLYGDVMLPQEAFYTSDSEEMRLVSRIFQTAKSIAELKLTETELALYQSLVLLWPERNGVRGNTEIQRLFNLSMNAIRQELETNHAPLKGDVTVLDTLLNNIPNFRDISILHMESLSKFKLQHPNVVFPALYKELFSIDSQQDLT from the exons ATGTATACGCAACGTATGTTTGACATGTGGAGCAGCGTCACTTCGAAACTGGAAGCACACGCAAACAACCTCGGTCAAAGCAACGTCCAATCGCCGGCGGGACAAAACAACTCCAGCGGTTCCATTAAAG CTCAAATTGAGATAATTCCATGCAAAGTCTGCGGCGACAAGTCATCCGGCGTGCATTACGGAGTCATCACCTGCGAGGGCTGCAAGGGATTCTTCCGAAGATCGCAGAGCTCCGTGGTCAACTACCAGTGTCCGCGCAACAAGCAATGTGTGGTGGACCGTGTTAATCGCAACCGATGTCAATATTGTAGACTGCAAAAGTGCCTAAAACTGGGAATGAGCCGTGATG CTGTAAAGTTCGGCAGGATGTCCAAGAAGCAGCGCGAGAAGGTCGAGGACGAGGTGCGCTTTCATCGGGCCCAGATGCGGGCCCAAAGCGACGCGGCACCGGACAGCTCCGTGTACGACACCCAGACGCCCTCGAGCAGCGACCAGCTGCATCACAACAATTACAATAG CTACAGCGGCGGCTACTCCAACAACGAGGTGGGCTACGGCAGTCCCTACGGCTACTCGGCCTCCGTGACGCCCCAGCAGACCATGCAGTACGACATCTCGGCGGACTACGTGGACAGCACCACCTACGAGCCGCGCAGTACAATAATCGATCCCGAATTTATTAGTCACG CGGATGGCGATATCAACGATGTGCTGATCAAGACGCTGGCGGAGGCGCATGCCAACACAAATACCAAACTGGAAGCTGTGCACGACATGTTCCGAAAGCAGCCG GATGTGTCGCGCATTCTCTACTACAAGAATCTGGGCCAAGAGGAACTCTGGCTGGACTGCGCCGAAAAGCTTACACAAATGATACAGAACATAATCGAATTTGCTAAGCTAATACCGGGATTCATGCGCCTGAGTCAAGACGATCAG ATATTACTGCTAAAGACGGGCTCCTTTGAGCTGGCGATTGTTCGCATGTCCAGACTGCTAGATCTCTCACAGAACGCGGTTCTCTACGGCGATGTGATGTTGCCCCAGGAGGCGTTCTACACATCCGACTCGGAGGAGATGCGTCTGGTGTCGCGCATCTTCCAAACGGCCAAGTCGATAGCCGAACTCAAACTGACTGAAACCGAACTGGCGCTGTATCAGAGCTTAGTGCTGCTCTGGCCAG AACGCAATGGAGTGCGTGGTAATACGGAAATACAGAGGCTTTTCAATCTGAGCATGAATGCGATCCGGCAGGAGCTGGAAACGAATCATGCGCCGCTCAAGGGCGATGTCACTGTGCTGGACACACTGCTGAACAATATACCCAATTTCCG CGATATCTCCATCTTGCACATGGAATCGCTGAGCAAGTTCAAGCTGCAGCACCCGAACGTCGTTTTCCCGGCGCTGTACAAGGAACTGTTCTCGATAGATTCGCAGCAGGACCTGACATAA
- the LOC122756661 gene encoding putative uncharacterized protein DDB_G0283779, with protein MSSGINCREIFVFLEILIWNQAKQRNRQNNEHSSSNNKETNNGSGNNNTNNQHNKNHSNRSSSSSNNNNNAVKVIKQQQQQLPKATKNKNFNSNNNSSSNSNNLHLLQKG; from the coding sequence ATGTCTTCCGGAATTAATTGTCGTGaaattttcgtatttttggaaattttgaTTTGGAATCAAGCAAAACAGAGAAATCGACAAAACAATGAGcatagcagcagcaacaacaaggaaaccaacaacggcagcggcaacaacaacaccaacaatcAACATAATAAAAATCACAGCAAccgtagcagcagcagcagcaacaacaacaacaacgcagtGAAAGTgataaagcagcagcaacaacaactgcccaaagcaaccaaaaacaaaaacttcaatagcaataacaatagcagcagcaacagcaacaatcTGCACTTACTGCAAAAGGGCTAA
- the LOC120458326 gene encoding probable serine/threonine-protein kinase DDB_G0281745 gives MWEINSNIGTSTSRSRGTLPTVLTWSGSNGAGTTECCSAALQPSSGDALHVQQQQQQQQQQQQQHQQQQQQQQQQQQQDTKTRMTTTTGKRGGHRYRSRLSHRCTATIAAY, from the coding sequence ATGTGGGaaatcaacagcaacattggcacatccacatccagatcCAGAGGCACACTTCCAACTGTTTTGACGTGGTCGGGTTCCAATGGCGCTGGCACTACCGAATGCTGCAGCGCAGCCTTGCAGCCATCCAGCGGCGACGCGTTGCAtgtgcagcaacaacagcagcagcaacagcaacagcagcagcaacatcagcagcaacagcaacagcagcaacaacagcagcagcaggataCGAAAACGAGGATGACAACGACCACAGGCAAACGCGGAGGACACAGATACAGAAGCAGGCTCAGTCACCGATGCACAGCAACAATTGCTGCATATTAG